One part of the Paenibacillus silvisoli genome encodes these proteins:
- a CDS encoding carbohydrate ABC transporter permease: protein MITTRKTKMKLSDYLQRGKNRTEMALGLLFVLPAALFCILFDWYPTIDGIIMAFYDWNGYDAPIFVGIQNFIDLFAHDELFLKSMKNMSIFVIGGLVLMFPTIIASVVLFRVRNSKAKYVYRVLFCIPMVIPFIVGLLMWQYIYNPQFGFLNQLLKQIGLESLRGVWLGDADLAIWSLLFMGFPWVTTGAVLIYIGGLQGVDSAIWEVSQLDGVGPVKKFFALEFPLILGQFKLNLIGAITAGVTGYTLQMIMTNGGPAFSTLVPGLYMYQLAFKSHRYGDAAAISIVLFAVSLLLSWVSIKFIKSKED from the coding sequence TTGATAACGACGCGCAAAACGAAGATGAAACTCTCTGATTATCTGCAACGCGGAAAGAATCGGACCGAAATGGCGTTGGGCTTGCTGTTCGTGCTGCCGGCGGCTTTGTTTTGCATCCTGTTCGACTGGTATCCGACGATCGACGGCATAATCATGGCCTTCTACGATTGGAACGGCTACGACGCGCCGATCTTCGTCGGCATTCAAAATTTCATCGACCTGTTCGCGCATGACGAGCTATTCCTAAAGTCGATGAAAAATATGTCGATCTTCGTGATCGGCGGCTTGGTGCTCATGTTTCCGACCATCATCGCGAGCGTTGTCTTGTTCCGCGTAAGGAACAGCAAAGCGAAATACGTCTATCGGGTCCTGTTCTGCATTCCGATGGTCATTCCGTTCATCGTAGGCCTGCTCATGTGGCAATACATTTACAATCCGCAATTCGGCTTCCTCAATCAGCTCTTGAAGCAGATCGGCTTGGAATCGCTAAGAGGTGTCTGGCTGGGCGACGCGGATCTCGCGATCTGGTCGCTGCTCTTCATGGGCTTCCCATGGGTGACGACAGGCGCCGTGCTGATCTATATCGGCGGTCTCCAAGGCGTGGATTCCGCGATATGGGAGGTCTCCCAGCTCGATGGCGTAGGCCCGGTGAAGAAGTTTTTCGCGCTCGAATTTCCGCTTATCCTCGGACAGTTCAAGCTGAACCTGATCGGGGCGATAACGGCGGGCGTAACCGGTTATACGCTGCAAATGATCATGACAAACGGCGGGCCGGCTTTCTCCACGCTCGTGCCCGGGCTCTATATGTATCAGCTGGCGTTTAAGTCCCACCGATACGGGGACGCGGCCGCAATCAGCATCGTTCTATTCGCGGTAAGCCTTCTGCTTTCTTGGGTATCGATTAAATTCATCAAGAGCAAGGAGGACTAG
- a CDS encoding Gfo/Idh/MocA family protein codes for MNRIRIAVVGLNFGSWMIENELLSDKAKDDVEIAAVCDMQPEKAADWGSKLSVPYYSSLDELLAAADADFEAVALFSGPIGRAGLIERILDAGKHVMTTKPFELDSENARRALAKARSLGLTVHLNSPSPELQGDLAQVQQWKERYDLGRPIAFRAETTCSYREQPNGSWYDDPEQCPAAPIFRLGIYLINDLVRFFGDIEEASVQQSRIFTGRPTADNAQLNLLFKNGALGHVFASFCIDDQQYYKCAFTLNFERGTVYRNIGPRASGGGKKNVLELVAVQDGRQVMDRYEAETAEGYQWDVFYRTVRGERIEPLAYDEDIAAGIRIIEQMKRKAGGRERSER; via the coding sequence ATGAACCGGATTCGAATCGCGGTGGTCGGACTTAACTTCGGGTCATGGATGATCGAGAACGAACTGTTGTCCGATAAAGCCAAAGACGATGTCGAAATCGCCGCCGTCTGCGATATGCAGCCGGAGAAAGCGGCGGACTGGGGGAGCAAGCTGTCAGTCCCTTACTATAGCTCGCTGGATGAGCTGCTGGCGGCGGCGGACGCGGATTTTGAAGCCGTCGCTCTGTTCTCCGGTCCGATCGGCCGAGCCGGGCTCATTGAGCGGATTCTCGATGCGGGCAAGCATGTCATGACGACGAAGCCCTTCGAGCTCGACAGCGAGAACGCTCGGCGCGCGCTGGCGAAAGCCCGCTCGCTCGGACTTACGGTGCATTTGAATTCGCCGTCTCCCGAGCTTCAGGGCGATTTGGCCCAGGTGCAGCAGTGGAAGGAACGCTATGACCTAGGCAGGCCGATCGCCTTCCGGGCGGAGACGACCTGCTCGTATCGCGAGCAGCCGAACGGTTCCTGGTATGACGATCCGGAGCAATGTCCGGCCGCGCCGATCTTCCGGCTGGGCATTTATTTGATTAACGACCTGGTTCGGTTCTTCGGCGACATCGAGGAGGCGAGCGTGCAGCAATCCCGCATCTTTACGGGCCGTCCGACGGCGGACAACGCGCAGCTGAACCTCTTGTTCAAAAACGGCGCGCTCGGCCATGTGTTTGCGTCGTTCTGCATCGACGATCAGCAGTATTACAAGTGCGCTTTTACGCTCAACTTTGAGCGCGGCACCGTCTATCGCAACATCGGACCGCGAGCAAGCGGCGGCGGAAAGAAGAACGTGCTGGAATTGGTCGCGGTTCAAGACGGCCGCCAAGTGATGGATCGCTACGAAGCGGAAACCGCCGAAGGCTATCAGTGGGACGTGTTCTATCGGACGGTAAGAGGCGAACGGATAGAGCCGCTAGCTTACGATGAGGATATTGCGGCCGGGATTCGCATCATCGAGCAGATGAAGCGCAAAGCCGGCGGGCGGGAGCGATCCGAACGATGA
- a CDS encoding carbohydrate ABC transporter permease yields MEQATTKPFPRKIGWAELLKHATLIVTCVLLFFPFLLMLQMSLKTQKQIIFELFQIKSPFHYDNYAKAFREIWPLVGNSFMMAIVSVVLSVFLASLAGYAFARLRFPFKRVLFAIFFLKMLIPGVANLIPSYKLALHLGILDTYLPVILFCAGTTMPFWVFVMRTFIEQQPKELFESMRIDGAKEWRIFSSLAMPLMRAMVVLMSINVFTFIWNDYIWPLVTIPTNTALYPITLGLARLATLYKGQLGVLTAGYTLACIPLLILFIFTMRHFIDGLTSGSVKM; encoded by the coding sequence ATGGAACAAGCGACCACGAAGCCGTTTCCGAGAAAGATCGGGTGGGCGGAGCTGCTGAAGCACGCGACGCTCATCGTGACATGCGTCCTGCTCTTCTTCCCGTTTCTGCTCATGCTGCAAATGTCTCTCAAAACGCAGAAGCAGATCATTTTCGAACTATTCCAAATTAAAAGCCCGTTTCACTATGACAATTACGCGAAGGCCTTTCGCGAAATATGGCCGCTTGTCGGCAACAGCTTCATGATGGCCATCGTTTCGGTCGTGTTGTCCGTGTTCTTGGCTTCCTTGGCCGGATACGCCTTCGCGCGCCTTCGCTTCCCGTTCAAAAGGGTGCTGTTCGCCATCTTCTTCTTGAAGATGCTCATTCCCGGCGTCGCGAATTTGATTCCGTCTTACAAGCTGGCTTTGCACCTGGGCATTCTGGATACGTATTTGCCGGTCATCCTGTTCTGCGCCGGCACGACGATGCCATTCTGGGTGTTCGTCATGCGCACGTTCATCGAGCAGCAGCCGAAGGAGCTCTTCGAGTCGATGCGGATCGACGGGGCGAAGGAATGGCGCATCTTCAGCTCGCTCGCCATGCCGCTGATGAGAGCGATGGTCGTGCTGATGTCCATCAACGTATTCACGTTCATTTGGAATGATTACATCTGGCCGCTCGTTACGATTCCGACGAATACCGCGCTGTACCCGATCACGCTTGGCTTGGCCCGTTTGGCGACGCTGTACAAAGGACAGCTGGGCGTACTGACGGCCGGTTACACGCTGGCGTGCATTCCGCTATTGATTCTATTTATTTTTACGATGCGGCATTTCATTGACGGTCTGACATCAGGCTCGGTGAAGATGTAA
- a CDS encoding carbon-nitrogen hydrolase family protein: MNKTIRAAIGSTCSKPGFLDGNLAQIAEMAKRAEWNGCHLLVTPEMSATGYGGYPEALSLAEAPGEGQIYESLARMASATGVVVTAGYVENNGGRLHIAHYAVYPDGRFVSQRKHRVTPAEVPLEPGVTLFYDDTEEIGHVPPGQERFLTFTIHDVQCAIVICADLGIRDLNAILRRSGVELVMLPVGAGGERSQRLSAAELETDEGIRNYKEMLQRNSFPHNGAIECLRNKRAMLAVNMGGFDGRSRYHGGSGSIVSARGEVLAYLPDQPIIDYQQPSFACAELHF, translated from the coding sequence ATGAATAAAACGATACGCGCCGCCATCGGCTCTACCTGCTCGAAGCCCGGCTTCTTAGACGGCAACCTGGCTCAAATCGCGGAAATGGCGAAGCGGGCCGAATGGAACGGCTGCCACCTGCTCGTTACGCCGGAGATGAGCGCTACCGGCTACGGCGGTTACCCGGAGGCTTTGTCGTTGGCCGAAGCGCCGGGAGAAGGGCAAATCTATGAATCGCTGGCGCGAATGGCCAGCGCAACCGGCGTGGTCGTCACGGCCGGCTACGTGGAGAACAATGGCGGACGTCTGCATATCGCCCATTACGCGGTGTATCCGGATGGCCGGTTCGTCTCGCAGCGCAAGCATCGCGTAACGCCGGCCGAAGTACCGCTGGAGCCGGGCGTCACGCTGTTTTACGACGATACCGAGGAAATCGGCCACGTGCCGCCAGGTCAGGAGCGTTTCCTGACCTTTACGATTCATGACGTCCAATGCGCGATCGTCATTTGCGCGGACTTAGGCATTCGGGATTTAAACGCCATTCTTCGTCGTTCGGGCGTCGAGCTGGTCATGCTGCCGGTCGGAGCGGGCGGCGAGCGCAGCCAGCGGTTGTCCGCCGCCGAGCTGGAAACGGATGAGGGCATCCGAAACTATAAGGAGATGCTTCAGCGGAACAGCTTCCCCCATAACGGAGCCATCGAATGCTTGCGCAATAAACGGGCCATGCTTGCCGTCAATATGGGGGGCTTCGACGGGCGCAGCCGGTATCACGGCGGCTCGGGCAGCATCGTGTCCGCGCGCGGCGAGGTGCTGGCCTACTTGCCGGATCAACCGATTATCGACTATCAGCAGCCGTCCTTCGCTTGCGCGGAGCTGCATTTCTAG
- a CDS encoding ABC transporter substrate-binding protein, which translates to MTTKKAVSMLVVVMLFVVAVLSACSNNESGSNTKTDQTAANQQEPANAPADTENTAAPAEEQPKFKDMTIRIMTWQFGEESSFGKGYRAIADDYMQVHPEIKVEFVEQPLDGYIDKLNANLELDSETAIDIAQLQPWMIDQIKNTDKLVDMGPLMEKKSAYASEATWYDTFIGEKDAFTSAKASNKFGAVLFVPSDTNPNYYVAQPIVYNKDYFQKAGITSDPKTWTWSDFIANAKLVQEWGKKNIDSDFTALASDSEHYGWAVSMIGGQFGADLFDDQFAKVDFNSEGAGLDPNADYVHGDSLLWSKISYAITHGWLDYKGDMQKYYDDMMRLYSEVHGLYQEGFEQQSSAESSQLFYTGRVAMMQAHIGSKKDIETNTQGMFDFGVFLPPLLTKENTQFATGKFPKADGQYSDGFGVNKKKAGNDPDRLAAVTDFMQFFTSKEEQSKYVEIANSFSPTKDVKNPEELMDWVFPLEADKTSNEIYGHMIIEWAGGTWPGYVQEYIQGKKTVQQLIEATAKDAKKNVVDWYSAEPEAIQAQIAAKEESLKAAQDDALKQTLENDIKTLKIAKVLYAEAVKAGK; encoded by the coding sequence ATGACTACCAAAAAAGCGGTTAGTATGCTGGTTGTTGTCATGCTGTTCGTCGTCGCCGTTTTATCTGCTTGCTCCAATAATGAAAGCGGATCCAATACCAAAACGGATCAAACCGCGGCGAATCAGCAGGAGCCAGCCAATGCGCCGGCCGATACGGAGAATACCGCGGCTCCGGCCGAGGAGCAGCCGAAGTTCAAGGATATGACGATTCGCATCATGACCTGGCAGTTCGGCGAGGAAAGCTCCTTTGGCAAAGGATACCGGGCGATCGCCGACGACTACATGCAGGTGCACCCGGAAATTAAAGTCGAGTTCGTCGAGCAGCCGCTGGACGGGTATATCGACAAGCTGAACGCCAACCTGGAGCTGGACAGCGAGACGGCCATCGATATCGCGCAGCTTCAGCCGTGGATGATCGACCAGATCAAGAACACCGACAAGCTGGTTGACATGGGACCGCTGATGGAGAAGAAATCGGCCTATGCGAGCGAAGCGACCTGGTACGATACGTTTATCGGAGAGAAGGACGCGTTCACCTCGGCGAAAGCATCCAATAAGTTCGGCGCCGTTCTGTTCGTGCCGAGCGATACGAATCCGAACTACTACGTCGCGCAGCCGATCGTGTACAACAAAGATTACTTCCAGAAAGCGGGCATCACCAGCGATCCGAAGACGTGGACCTGGAGCGATTTCATCGCGAACGCCAAGCTCGTGCAGGAGTGGGGCAAGAAGAACATCGACTCCGATTTCACGGCGCTGGCATCCGACAGCGAGCACTATGGCTGGGCGGTCAGCATGATCGGCGGACAATTCGGCGCGGATCTGTTCGACGACCAGTTCGCCAAGGTGGATTTCAACTCGGAGGGAGCGGGACTTGATCCGAACGCGGATTACGTGCATGGCGATTCGCTGCTGTGGTCCAAAATCTCCTATGCGATCACGCATGGCTGGCTGGACTACAAAGGCGACATGCAAAAATACTATGACGACATGATGCGTCTATACAGCGAGGTTCACGGCTTGTACCAGGAAGGATTCGAGCAGCAGTCCTCGGCGGAATCGTCGCAGCTGTTCTACACGGGCCGCGTCGCGATGATGCAGGCGCATATCGGAAGCAAGAAGGATATCGAAACGAATACGCAGGGGATGTTCGACTTCGGCGTGTTTCTGCCGCCGCTGTTGACGAAGGAGAACACGCAGTTCGCGACGGGCAAATTCCCGAAAGCGGACGGGCAATACAGCGACGGCTTCGGCGTCAACAAGAAGAAGGCGGGCAATGACCCCGACCGTCTTGCCGCCGTGACGGACTTCATGCAGTTCTTCACGAGCAAGGAGGAGCAGTCCAAGTACGTCGAAATCGCCAACTCGTTCTCGCCGACCAAGGACGTGAAAAACCCGGAAGAGCTGATGGACTGGGTGTTCCCGCTTGAAGCGGACAAAACAAGCAACGAGATCTACGGCCATATGATCATTGAATGGGCCGGCGGCACATGGCCGGGCTACGTTCAAGAATATATCCAAGGCAAGAAGACGGTTCAGCAGCTGATCGAGGCAACGGCGAAGGACGCGAAGAAGAACGTCGTCGACTGGTACTCGGCGGAGCCGGAAGCCATCCAAGCCCAAATCGCCGCGAAGGAAGAGTCGTTAAAGGCTGCCCAAGACGACGCGTTGAAGCAAACGCTCGAGAACGATATTAAGACGTTGAAGATCGCCAAGGTGCTCTACGCCGAAGCCGTCAAAGCCGGAAAATAA
- a CDS encoding HEAT repeat domain-containing protein, with the protein MRSCYEQMEACFACGSDELKQLAVGPEWRVRYAAAVAIGERQDADYGDTLEAMLAIEDARPLFTQPVTEFVGVNGDTSLAEQVKPFQVVFPVPADEATQEAWKTRGRVKQAILFAVYAIGTANERLIDRLHGYIRDAGQDATVKAAAVRALGKVGGPNSLPFCKEAAAYDEWCTRVEAGKAIGALTHE; encoded by the coding sequence ATGAGAAGCTGCTACGAGCAAATGGAAGCTTGTTTCGCGTGCGGTTCCGATGAATTGAAGCAGTTGGCCGTTGGCCCGGAGTGGAGAGTCAGGTATGCGGCGGCGGTTGCCATCGGAGAACGGCAGGATGCCGATTATGGTGATACGCTCGAAGCGATGCTGGCGATCGAGGACGCACGCCCGTTGTTCACGCAGCCGGTAACCGAGTTCGTGGGCGTGAACGGCGATACGAGCCTGGCGGAGCAGGTGAAGCCGTTTCAAGTGGTCTTTCCCGTGCCTGCCGACGAAGCGACGCAGGAAGCGTGGAAGACGAGAGGGCGGGTGAAGCAAGCGATCCTCTTCGCCGTCTATGCCATCGGAACGGCTAATGAACGGTTGATCGATAGGCTTCACGGCTACATTCGGGACGCCGGTCAGGACGCGACGGTGAAGGCTGCCGCGGTGCGTGCGCTTGGGAAGGTGGGCGGCCCGAACAGCCTTCCTTTCTGCAAGGAAGCGGCCGCCTATGATGAATGGTGTACGCGCGTCGAAGCGGGTAAGGCGATCGGAGCGTTGACCCATGAATAA
- a CDS encoding GH116 family glycosyl-hydrolase encodes MSNIYATNNLMDFGPQRSYGPQAALAGFLVGGIGTGTFTVGQRGQLKDWEIFNGPGKGNYLPNTFFAIRVQEEGVPASAAVSKVLESQLLPPYDGSHGFVDYKVGGIPRFQRSELKGEYPFVQVRLFDDELPIEATMESFNPLIPLHADDSGIPAGMIRYKVKNVSDRALDVSIAGSLANFASLKGYDRHTWDYYQAADRPHNEYRDGEKVRGLFYRPETLQEDDFYYGTMALMTDETDVTYKRAWLNGGWWDGLQDFWDDFRDDGRLEPESAYTQKEVDTSEPGNIGSLAVHKTIPAGEERTFQFLIGWHFPHRVKSWTKRMYDTAVRGKCTPDYGCCPPEGQPYPSIKNYYATKFSDAWAAGEYMLTQLERLESQSRLYHQSFFSSTLPSYVLDAVSANITVLRSNTCFRLEDGTLMAFEGCFDDDGCCEGNCSHVWNYAQTVAYLFPELERSMRRLEFTLESEEDGKMNFRSYKVWNMGAHGHVPAADGQLGTIVRFYREWKFSGDHDFLRELWPSVKRALDYSIRTWDQDGDGIADSDQFVTYDILFKGHNSLVSSLFYAALKAGAEMARAMGDGQSAEGYELYFQRGSAAMDEMLWNGSYYIQQMDDVDEYRYQYGIGCLSDQLFGQTLAHLCGLGYVLPEAHVKQAVRAIFTHNFMPSFKNHHNTQRTYVLNEESGLLMCSWPDGGRTRFPFPYSDEVWPGVEYQVATHLIYEGYVDEGLTLVKAVRDRHDGVRRNPWNEVECGHHYARSMASYGVFAALAGFSCDMVKGTVSFKPALELDRFECFFSTGKAWGTYTREKGTDGGFTERIDILYGDASSVTLVPQETKVTSL; translated from the coding sequence GTGTCTAACATATACGCAACAAATAATTTGATGGATTTCGGGCCGCAGCGGAGCTACGGCCCTCAAGCGGCTTTGGCCGGATTTTTGGTCGGGGGGATCGGAACGGGAACCTTTACCGTAGGGCAGCGGGGACAATTGAAGGATTGGGAGATTTTTAACGGGCCCGGCAAAGGAAACTATTTGCCCAATACGTTCTTCGCGATTCGCGTGCAAGAGGAAGGAGTTCCGGCTTCCGCAGCCGTATCCAAGGTGCTGGAGTCGCAGCTTCTTCCGCCTTACGACGGCTCGCACGGCTTCGTGGATTATAAAGTAGGCGGCATTCCGCGGTTTCAACGCTCGGAGCTGAAAGGGGAATATCCTTTCGTCCAGGTTCGGCTGTTCGATGACGAGCTTCCGATCGAAGCGACGATGGAAAGCTTTAATCCGTTGATCCCGCTCCATGCCGATGACTCCGGGATTCCGGCAGGCATGATCCGCTATAAGGTGAAGAATGTCTCGGACCGCGCGCTGGACGTCTCCATTGCCGGCTCGTTGGCGAACTTCGCTTCATTGAAGGGCTATGACCGGCATACCTGGGACTATTACCAAGCGGCTGATCGCCCGCATAACGAGTATCGGGACGGGGAGAAGGTCAGAGGATTGTTTTACCGGCCGGAAACGCTGCAGGAAGACGACTTCTACTATGGCACGATGGCGTTAATGACGGATGAGACCGATGTGACCTATAAACGCGCTTGGCTGAACGGCGGCTGGTGGGACGGCCTCCAGGATTTCTGGGACGACTTCCGCGACGACGGCAGGCTGGAGCCCGAATCGGCCTACACGCAGAAGGAAGTGGATACGTCGGAGCCGGGCAATATCGGCTCGCTCGCCGTCCATAAGACGATCCCTGCCGGGGAGGAACGCACCTTCCAATTCCTGATCGGCTGGCATTTCCCTCATCGGGTCAAGAGCTGGACGAAGCGAATGTACGACACCGCCGTAAGAGGTAAGTGCACGCCAGACTATGGCTGCTGTCCGCCCGAGGGTCAACCGTACCCGTCTATCAAAAACTACTATGCGACCAAGTTTTCGGATGCCTGGGCCGCCGGGGAATATATGCTGACGCAGCTAGAACGGCTGGAAAGCCAATCGCGGTTGTACCATCAGTCTTTCTTTAGTTCGACGCTGCCGAGCTATGTGCTGGATGCCGTATCGGCCAATATTACGGTGCTGCGCAGCAATACGTGCTTCCGTCTGGAAGACGGCACGCTGATGGCATTCGAGGGCTGCTTCGACGATGACGGCTGCTGCGAAGGGAACTGCTCGCATGTATGGAACTACGCGCAAACGGTCGCTTACTTGTTCCCCGAGCTGGAGCGGTCCATGCGGCGGCTGGAGTTTACGCTGGAATCCGAGGAAGACGGCAAAATGAACTTCCGCAGCTACAAGGTTTGGAATATGGGCGCGCATGGCCATGTTCCCGCGGCGGATGGGCAGCTGGGCACGATCGTGCGGTTTTACCGGGAATGGAAATTCAGCGGCGATCATGATTTTCTGCGTGAGCTGTGGCCGTCCGTTAAGAGGGCGCTGGACTATTCGATCCGGACATGGGATCAGGATGGGGACGGCATCGCGGACAGCGATCAATTCGTCACCTACGATATTTTGTTCAAAGGGCATAATTCGCTGGTCAGCTCCTTGTTCTATGCGGCGTTGAAGGCCGGAGCCGAGATGGCGCGCGCGATGGGCGACGGGCAAAGCGCGGAAGGCTACGAGCTTTACTTCCAACGAGGCAGCGCAGCCATGGACGAGATGCTGTGGAACGGAAGTTACTACATTCAGCAGATGGACGATGTGGATGAATACCGCTACCAATATGGGATCGGCTGCTTGTCCGATCAATTATTCGGCCAGACGCTCGCGCATCTGTGCGGACTCGGCTATGTGCTGCCGGAAGCGCATGTGAAGCAAGCGGTGCGCGCTATTTTTACGCATAACTTTATGCCTTCCTTTAAGAACCACCATAACACGCAGCGTACGTATGTCTTGAACGAGGAGAGCGGCCTGTTAATGTGCTCCTGGCCGGATGGAGGCAGAACGAGGTTTCCGTTCCCTTACTCCGACGAAGTGTGGCCGGGCGTCGAATATCAGGTGGCGACCCATTTGATCTACGAGGGCTATGTTGACGAAGGGTTAACGCTCGTGAAGGCGGTGCGCGACCGGCACGACGGCGTTCGCCGCAATCCGTGGAACGAAGTGGAGTGCGGGCATCATTATGCCCGATCGATGGCGAGCTACGGCGTATTCGCCGCGTTGGCGGGATTTTCGTGCGACATGGTCAAGGGTACCGTCTCGTTCAAGCCCGCGCTCGAGCTGGACCGGTTCGAATGCTTCTTCTCGACGGGTAAGGCATGGGGGACGTATACGAGGGAGAAAGGAACGGATGGCGGCTTCACGGAGCGCATCGACATCCTGTACGGAGACGCTTCCAGCGTCACGCTAGTTCCGCAGGAAACGAAGGTGACTTCGCTATGA
- a CDS encoding Gfo/Idh/MocA family protein: MKKVRVALYGHNGHQVGAQLAGIPEAELAAICGIPVGQSAFDDAGADRYERLEQLLEREDIDAISICSPVRSMQFHDIKAALLAGKHVYAEKPLVMEEGQLDELLRLAASKGLRLREMASTAYESPYAEIREAVVAGMIGEVVQVAAQKSYPYADWRPQDERVDGGLLLQVGIHAVRWVEQVALQRIAAVSAFQTKLGNPTANGGLHMAASLQMRLQNGGIAQAAMNYLNRAGSGIWGSDQLRIFGTLGYIECLDGGRQVRVVNDEGVTSIEPHSTVKRLSHFHSFIQEVGGRSSELLPMETEIRALRVILGARESAERQGALIDV, encoded by the coding sequence ATGAAGAAAGTCAGAGTTGCGCTGTACGGTCATAACGGCCATCAAGTCGGCGCTCAGCTTGCCGGCATTCCGGAGGCGGAGCTGGCCGCGATCTGCGGCATTCCGGTCGGGCAGTCCGCGTTCGACGATGCGGGAGCGGACCGTTATGAGAGGCTCGAGCAGCTGTTGGAACGCGAAGATATCGATGCCATCTCGATCTGCTCGCCGGTTCGCAGCATGCAATTTCATGACATCAAGGCCGCGCTCCTGGCCGGCAAGCATGTCTATGCGGAGAAGCCGCTCGTCATGGAGGAGGGGCAGCTGGATGAGCTGCTGCGCCTGGCGGCGTCCAAAGGGCTGCGGCTTCGCGAGATGGCCTCGACCGCCTATGAATCGCCTTATGCGGAGATTAGGGAAGCGGTTGTTGCAGGGATGATCGGCGAGGTCGTGCAGGTGGCCGCGCAGAAATCGTATCCTTACGCGGACTGGAGACCGCAGGACGAACGGGTGGACGGCGGCTTGCTGCTTCAGGTCGGGATTCATGCCGTTCGCTGGGTGGAGCAGGTGGCGCTGCAGCGGATTGCGGCTGTATCCGCATTTCAAACGAAGCTGGGCAATCCGACGGCGAATGGCGGGCTGCACATGGCCGCCAGTCTGCAGATGCGCCTCCAGAACGGCGGCATCGCGCAGGCGGCGATGAACTATCTGAACCGCGCCGGCTCGGGCATCTGGGGCAGCGACCAGCTTCGGATATTCGGCACGCTGGGATATATCGAGTGCTTGGATGGCGGCCGGCAGGTTCGCGTTGTGAATGATGAAGGCGTAACGAGCATAGAGCCGCATTCCACCGTCAAGCGTCTCTCCCATTTTCATTCGTTTATTCAGGAGGTTGGCGGCCGTTCCTCCGAGCTTCTGCCTATGGAAACGGAAATAAGAGCGCTTCGGGTCATTCTGGGAGCGAGGGAATCCGCTGAGCGGCAAGGGGCGCTTATCGATGTTTAA